The Chitinophagales bacterium genomic sequence AATCCTTATGAAATATGGCATTATTATGATAATATTGGCAGACAAACCAATGTTAAATTTGTATTTCTCAACAGAGACTTGATAAGTAATAACTACGAATTAATTCACTCCACTGCCCTGGGAGAAATCAAAAATGAACAGTGGCGCACACTCGTTCAAAGTAAAGGTTTTAACAGCCCTGTAGAAACCCAGCAGCGCAGTAATGACTTCTATGGAAATCAAATCAACGACTTTTTCGACCAATAAGCATGAAGCCATAGCAGTGAAAGCCTTAAATTTGCCTTTCAAATTTATATATGTCTTCCCAAAAGCCATTTGTTGCCATTGTAATTCTCAGTTGGAATGGTAGAAATTATTTAAAAGAGTATTTGCCTTCCGTACTTAAAACGGAATATTCCAATTATGGCGTTTATGTGGCTGATAATGATTCTACTGATGGAACAACTGAATGGTTGCCTAAAGCATTTCCTGAAGTCAAATTGATTCAAACAGGATACAATGCAGGGTTTGCAGAAGGTTACAATATTGCCTTGAAAAAAATTGAAGCAGATTATTATGTGCTGCTCAATCAGGATGTCGCTGTGGATTCTCGATGGCTGGATACTCTGGTGCAAAAGGCAGAAAGCGATAATAAAATAGCAGCCTGTCAACCTAAAATTCTGGCATATAAAAAGCAGAGTCATTTTGAATATGCCGGGGCTGCCGGTGGATTTATAGATCGCTGGGGCTATCCGTTTTGTCGTGGAAGAATTTTCGACTACAATGAAGCGGACATTGGGCAATACAATTCAGAAACAGAAATAGCCTGGGGAAGTGGTGCCTGTCTTTTCATTCGCGCAAATATATATCATGAATTGGGCGGTTTAGACAAAGATTTCTTTGCACATATGGAAGAAATTGATCTTTGCTGGCGCGTAAAAAATGCAGGGTATAGGCTTTACTGTTGTCCAGACTCTGTTGTCTA encodes the following:
- a CDS encoding glycosyltransferase family 2 protein, producing the protein MSSQKPFVAIVILSWNGRNYLKEYLPSVLKTEYSNYGVYVADNDSTDGTTEWLPKAFPEVKLIQTGYNAGFAEGYNIALKKIEADYYVLLNQDVAVDSRWLDTLVQKAESDNKIAACQPKILAYKKQSHFEYAGAAGGFIDRWGYPFCRGRIFDYNEADIGQYNSETEIAWGSGACLFIRANIYHELGGLDKDFFAHMEEIDLCWRVKNAGYRLYCCPDSVVYHLGGGSLNYGNPRKTFLNFRNNLRMIAKNAPKQNWKSTLVIRLFLDQLSAFNYLISGHLGDFKAVWKAHYSFLSELRKWIQRRQEIWQMLSEQGNKKPNKAGFYKKSIVFQYFAMKKKKFSDLQKDDFY